From a single Actinomyces viscosus genomic region:
- a CDS encoding S8 family peptidase, with protein sequence MPESPRLDHLYVNGYVESRPRAARGMGKTAIRPVDRDTHGKRLIEEIDTVFTKEQEARDSRDLDPVLQANGTYLTLEGVSADFELKLDSLTQLTRKGKTSRKPKWLLLSVHPATEDSPERANIWVADDFRHQFFKLFENYLATSDENNQPKNNALIANISHIRETYLNDLWTSEGNPPYGGAIWWELWLDQRRERPGLLERIIKSFSLEISDRQLRIGDSLIVHIRATRQQLETLVVTDLPFTEIRTPSFIDTIEDLSDSEQFEYVLDFSTRVIPAEVRAPVVCHLDSGAFRAHALLEGSLASSDQHSIFTDSTGHDRHGHGTSMAGIALYGEHLDDLLLGTQTIRLKHRLESVEIFPTPAGAQQRDYASATIHAISIPEAGPSRRRTFCMPVSTKSDTNPGWPTLWSATVDALAVGTDIQVHSDGFSLISKPDPDAKRLIIVSAANVDANSYTINHLDNSDMSPIRDPGQSWNALTVGAFTQLDQVPSDPSFHSYSLVAPAGELSPHSRTSLLFGDKPWPIKPEICLEGGNVLLDRQSFAEPKHPLLSLRSTGIRNDVDLTSANATSAATAQAARLAALTMSRYPSYWPETVRALLVHEARWTERMRTHLDACETKSGRARLLRRYGWGVPTEEAVLTSSHRAVTMVVQDEFCPFDETYAMRELRLHSLPWPRDVLQSLGEADVHLRITLSYFIEPSATRRGWKGKYTYASYGLRFDLKAPTDINVKGFLARVNRQAREEEDEDYSSTDSHSNHWLLGTRARHYGSLHQDEWQGTGAELAACDHIAVYPVGGWWKNNNRRDPRDLPVRYALLVSLSTSAQGADLYTPIATQLSVPVTAVPIEV encoded by the coding sequence ATGCCCGAGTCACCCCGCCTCGACCACCTGTACGTCAATGGCTATGTTGAATCCAGGCCACGAGCCGCACGCGGCATGGGAAAGACGGCTATCAGACCCGTAGATCGCGATACTCACGGCAAGCGTCTCATCGAAGAGATTGATACCGTATTTACGAAAGAACAGGAAGCCCGAGACTCCCGGGATCTTGACCCGGTACTACAAGCCAATGGGACGTACCTAACACTTGAGGGCGTCAGCGCCGACTTCGAACTGAAACTTGACTCTCTGACACAGTTGACGCGGAAAGGTAAGACATCAAGAAAACCGAAGTGGCTTCTTCTATCGGTTCACCCTGCCACAGAGGACTCTCCTGAACGAGCCAATATATGGGTTGCCGACGATTTTCGACACCAGTTTTTTAAGCTTTTTGAGAACTATCTCGCCACCAGCGACGAAAATAATCAACCTAAAAACAATGCGTTGATTGCCAATATTTCTCACATTCGGGAAACTTATCTCAATGACTTGTGGACATCAGAAGGAAATCCTCCTTACGGGGGAGCGATCTGGTGGGAACTGTGGCTTGACCAGCGCCGAGAGCGCCCAGGTCTGCTCGAGCGCATTATAAAGTCATTTAGTCTCGAGATCTCTGATCGACAGTTACGAATAGGAGACTCGTTGATCGTGCACATCCGAGCCACACGACAACAACTTGAGACACTTGTTGTAACAGATCTGCCTTTCACTGAGATTCGCACACCCTCGTTCATTGACACTATCGAGGACCTCTCCGACAGTGAGCAATTCGAATATGTTCTTGATTTCTCCACAAGGGTTATTCCAGCGGAAGTAAGGGCTCCAGTTGTGTGCCACCTCGACTCCGGAGCCTTCCGAGCGCACGCCCTCCTCGAGGGATCCTTGGCAAGCAGCGACCAGCACTCGATCTTCACAGATTCAACCGGTCATGATCGTCACGGCCATGGCACATCAATGGCAGGAATTGCACTCTACGGTGAGCACCTGGATGATCTTCTTCTAGGAACACAAACAATCAGATTAAAGCATCGCCTAGAGTCTGTAGAAATCTTCCCCACTCCTGCAGGAGCTCAGCAGCGTGACTATGCCAGCGCCACCATTCATGCGATTTCCATTCCGGAGGCTGGGCCCTCTCGTCGACGCACCTTCTGCATGCCTGTCAGCACAAAGTCTGACACCAACCCCGGCTGGCCGACACTCTGGTCGGCAACGGTAGACGCCCTCGCCGTAGGCACAGATATTCAAGTTCACAGTGACGGATTTTCTCTCATCTCGAAACCAGACCCTGATGCAAAACGTCTCATTATCGTCTCTGCAGCGAACGTGGACGCGAACTCCTACACGATCAATCACCTAGACAACTCAGACATGTCCCCAATCCGAGATCCCGGACAGTCATGGAATGCACTAACGGTTGGTGCTTTTACTCAGCTCGATCAGGTTCCGAGCGACCCAAGCTTTCATAGTTACTCTCTGGTAGCACCCGCCGGAGAACTCTCCCCCCACAGCCGGACCTCTTTACTATTTGGCGACAAACCATGGCCCATCAAGCCAGAGATATGCCTGGAGGGCGGCAACGTTCTTTTGGACAGGCAGAGTTTTGCAGAACCCAAGCACCCTCTTCTTTCTCTCAGGTCCACCGGCATCAGGAACGATGTGGACCTGACATCGGCCAATGCGACGAGCGCCGCTACCGCGCAAGCCGCACGGCTAGCGGCACTCACCATGAGCCGTTACCCCTCCTACTGGCCGGAGACCGTACGGGCTCTTCTGGTTCATGAGGCCAGGTGGACCGAGCGGATGCGCACGCATTTGGATGCATGCGAGACCAAGAGCGGTCGAGCTCGGCTCTTGCGTCGGTACGGGTGGGGAGTACCGACGGAGGAAGCGGTCCTCACGTCATCTCACCGTGCAGTTACCATGGTGGTTCAGGACGAGTTCTGCCCTTTCGATGAGACGTATGCGATGCGGGAGCTTCGGCTTCACTCCCTGCCCTGGCCTCGCGACGTCCTTCAATCACTTGGCGAAGCCGACGTGCACCTACGCATTACGCTGTCCTATTTCATCGAGCCCTCCGCCACACGGCGCGGCTGGAAGGGGAAGTACACGTATGCCTCTTACGGTCTCCGCTTCGACCTCAAAGCCCCAACCGACATCAACGTGAAGGGCTTTCTCGCCAGAGTGAATCGACAGGCTCGGGAAGAGGAGGACGAGGACTACTCGTCCACAGATAGCCACTCGAATCACTGGCTACTCGGCACGCGGGCACGACACTACGGTTCACTCCACCAGGACGAGTGGCAGGGCACTGGCGCAGAACTCGCAGCATGCGACCATATCGCCGTCTACCCCGTCGGTGGCTGGTGGAAGAACAACAATCGACGTGACCCCCGTGACTTACCCGTCCGGTACGCACTCCTGGTCTCGCTGAGCACCTCCGCACAGGGAGCCGATCTCTATACACCGATCGCTACACAGCTCAGCGTCCCCGTCACCGCCGTGCCCATCGAGGTATGA
- a CDS encoding HigA family addiction module antitoxin translates to MTMNPTRPDYVVPTGDFIEEWMEEEGINAAELARRLDVSRKHVSELLRGKVPLSHDMALRLENTAGVPARIWNLHETGYQAALARQAADAKLVTQYDRAKEFPLG, encoded by the coding sequence ATGACCATGAACCCCACACGCCCCGACTACGTCGTGCCTACCGGGGACTTCATCGAGGAGTGGATGGAAGAGGAGGGCATCAATGCCGCTGAGCTTGCCCGCCGACTTGATGTGAGCCGAAAGCACGTCAGCGAGCTGCTCCGAGGCAAAGTCCCACTCAGCCACGACATGGCGCTCAGGCTGGAGAACACCGCCGGTGTTCCTGCCCGCATCTGGAACCTCCATGAGACCGGATACCAGGCGGCTCTAGCCCGCCAGGCTGCGGACGCGAAGCTGGTCACCCAGTACGACCGCGCCAAGGAGTTCCCCCTGGGGTAG
- a CDS encoding IS1634 family transposase, whose product MSPYVRAVRTASGARAVQIVYSSRKGARSIEHIGSAHDDAELAALKEVARQRLNAGQLSLDLPGLNGTDVGGKGPQALAGAGRVAPITSNRMGVLLETLEAAWKAVGLDGLGGADEVFRQLVTARLIEPTSKQDSLRVLAEAGLTPVSYATVKRHLPRYAAEEFTRGLSRLLAGRARIDRASLVLFDVTTLYFETDKADGFREPGFSKERRLEPQITVGLLTDETGFPLRAEAFEGNKAETATMIPTINDFMNAYNLDDVVVVADAGMISAANKQALEAAGLSYVLGSRTSRVPHVISSWHDNHPDQDVPDGLTLTQPWPAGASDQRRDETIYYRYSADRARRTLHGIDTQVAKAEKAVAGKIPVKRNRFVHLSGATRSINRDLETRARTLAGWKGYVTNLPNPDPETVIGAYHRLYNIEKSFRMSKSDLRARPIYHHLRQSIEAHLTIVTAALAMARWLENTTGWSIRRLITTARRYRTITINITGHTLTAADPLPPDLIQALNNIHHDTK is encoded by the coding sequence ATGAGTCCGTACGTTCGCGCGGTCAGGACGGCGTCGGGGGCCCGTGCGGTGCAGATCGTGTACTCCTCCCGCAAAGGAGCCCGCAGCATCGAGCACATCGGCTCAGCCCATGACGATGCTGAGCTGGCGGCGCTTAAGGAGGTCGCCAGGCAGCGTCTCAACGCTGGCCAGCTCAGCCTTGACCTGCCGGGCCTGAACGGTACGGACGTCGGGGGAAAGGGACCGCAGGCGCTGGCTGGGGCCGGGCGCGTAGCGCCGATCACCTCCAACCGGATGGGAGTGCTCCTGGAGACGCTGGAAGCGGCTTGGAAGGCAGTGGGCCTGGACGGGCTCGGTGGTGCTGACGAGGTCTTCCGCCAGCTCGTTACCGCCAGGCTGATCGAGCCGACCAGCAAGCAGGACTCCCTGCGGGTCCTGGCCGAGGCAGGTCTGACGCCGGTGTCCTACGCCACGGTCAAGCGTCATCTGCCCCGCTACGCCGCTGAGGAGTTCACCCGGGGCCTGTCGCGCCTGCTGGCCGGACGCGCCCGCATCGACCGGGCCTCGCTGGTCCTGTTCGACGTGACGACCCTGTACTTCGAGACCGACAAGGCCGACGGTTTCCGCGAGCCAGGCTTCTCGAAGGAAAGACGCCTGGAGCCGCAGATCACGGTAGGGCTGCTCACCGACGAGACCGGGTTCCCTCTACGGGCCGAGGCCTTTGAGGGCAACAAGGCCGAGACCGCCACCATGATCCCGACGATCAACGACTTCATGAACGCCTACAACCTCGACGACGTGGTGGTCGTCGCCGACGCCGGGATGATCAGCGCCGCCAACAAGCAGGCCCTGGAGGCAGCCGGCCTGTCTTACGTGCTGGGCTCACGCACCTCACGCGTCCCCCACGTGATCAGCTCCTGGCACGACAACCACCCCGACCAGGACGTCCCCGACGGGCTGACCCTGACCCAGCCCTGGCCCGCCGGAGCCAGCGACCAGCGCCGTGACGAGACCATCTACTACCGCTACAGCGCCGACAGGGCCCGACGCACGCTACACGGGATCGACACCCAGGTCGCCAAGGCCGAGAAAGCCGTCGCAGGAAAGATCCCCGTCAAACGCAACCGCTTCGTGCACCTGTCCGGCGCCACCAGGAGCATCAACCGCGACCTGGAGACACGGGCCCGGACCCTGGCCGGGTGGAAGGGATACGTCACCAACCTGCCCAACCCCGACCCCGAGACGGTCATCGGTGCCTACCACCGCCTGTACAACATCGAGAAGTCCTTCCGCATGTCCAAGTCCGACCTGAGAGCACGCCCCATCTACCACCACCTGCGCCAGTCCATCGAGGCCCACCTGACCATCGTCACCGCCGCCCTGGCCATGGCCCGATGGCTGGAGAACACCACCGGCTGGTCCATCAGACGCCTGATCACCACCGCCCGCCGCTACCGCACCATCACCATCAACATCACCGGACACACCCTCACAGCCGCCGACCCACTCCCACCCGACCTCATCCAAGCCCTCAACAACATCCACCACGACACTAAATGA
- a CDS encoding ImmA/IrrE family metallo-endopeptidase — MPGLGTQSATRWIHGHPLIQLSDLWKRDDQLWFTLFHEIAHVLLHESNGLYLNDDHDALEKEADAYASRFLVPEDYEDMLPRHRNLDEVKALAKELGIAPASCWDRRSIAPATTPGGTASSGR, encoded by the coding sequence ATGCCGGGGCTCGGCACCCAAAGTGCTACCCGCTGGATCCATGGGCACCCCCTCATCCAGCTCTCGGATCTGTGGAAGCGCGACGACCAGCTCTGGTTCACGCTCTTCCACGAAATCGCTCACGTCCTTCTCCATGAGTCGAATGGCCTCTACCTCAACGATGACCATGACGCCCTTGAGAAGGAGGCCGACGCCTACGCCTCCCGCTTCCTCGTTCCGGAGGACTACGAGGACATGCTCCCTCGTCATCGCAACCTCGATGAGGTGAAAGCACTTGCCAAGGAGCTAGGGATCGCCCCAGCATCGTGCTGGGACAGGCGCAGCATCGCACCGGCGACTACGCCTGGGGGCACTGCCTCAAGCGGAAGGTGA
- a CDS encoding sugar porter family MFS transporter — protein MAEPSPSSQSSSSQPPTTSSPASTNSDDPVSTVSRINARIIGICVAAALGGFLFGFDTAVINGAVDALSDQFALSDALKGFSVSSALIGCTVGAWFAGPVSNRLGRVPVMLIAAVMFLASALGSGLAFGVIDFIVWRLVGGLGVGAASVIAPAYIAEVSPASVRGRLGSLQQLAIVIGIFSSLLADAWFSGQAGGAAKELWLGMEAWRWMFIAEGLPALIYGLFAFRLPESPRFLVARGDYDKASQVLYDFTGIVNVNLKIEEIRSTIDSEKRESLSDLRGSALGLKPIVWVGILLSVFQQFVGINVIFYYSTTLWRTVGFEESDALTITVITSVTNIVVTIVAILLVDKVGRRPMLLAGSLFMTISLGLMALAFCFANVSGGEVTLEAPWSPIALVAANLFVVAFGATWGPLVWVLLGEMFPNRIRAGALAVAAAAQWVANFFISTTFPTFSSISLTFAYGFYAVFALLSLLFVFFRVPETKGKELEEMEELVV, from the coding sequence ATGGCAGAGCCTTCCCCGTCATCGCAGTCGTCATCCTCTCAGCCACCAACCACCTCCTCCCCAGCGTCGACGAACTCGGACGATCCGGTTTCGACCGTCAGCCGCATCAACGCCCGGATCATCGGCATCTGCGTGGCCGCGGCCCTGGGTGGGTTCCTCTTCGGCTTCGACACCGCCGTCATCAACGGCGCCGTCGATGCCCTCTCCGACCAGTTCGCCCTCAGCGATGCCCTCAAGGGCTTCTCCGTCTCCTCAGCACTCATCGGCTGCACCGTCGGCGCCTGGTTCGCCGGGCCGGTCTCCAACCGGCTGGGCCGAGTACCGGTCATGCTCATCGCCGCCGTTATGTTCCTGGCCTCCGCGCTCGGATCAGGGCTGGCCTTCGGCGTCATCGACTTCATCGTGTGGCGCCTGGTGGGCGGCCTGGGAGTGGGGGCGGCCTCCGTCATCGCCCCGGCGTACATCGCCGAGGTCTCCCCGGCGAGTGTGCGCGGTCGCCTGGGCTCCCTCCAACAGCTGGCCATCGTCATCGGCATCTTCTCCTCCCTGCTGGCCGACGCCTGGTTCTCCGGACAGGCAGGCGGGGCTGCCAAGGAGCTGTGGCTGGGGATGGAGGCCTGGCGCTGGATGTTCATCGCCGAGGGGCTGCCCGCCCTCATTTACGGGCTCTTCGCCTTCCGGCTGCCGGAGTCCCCGCGCTTCCTTGTGGCGCGCGGCGACTACGACAAGGCCTCCCAGGTCCTCTACGACTTCACCGGCATCGTCAACGTCAATCTCAAGATCGAGGAGATCCGCTCCACCATCGACTCCGAGAAGCGCGAGTCCCTGTCCGACCTGCGCGGCTCGGCGCTGGGCCTCAAGCCGATCGTCTGGGTGGGCATCCTGCTGTCCGTCTTCCAGCAGTTCGTGGGCATCAACGTCATCTTCTACTACTCGACGACGCTGTGGCGCACCGTGGGCTTCGAGGAGTCCGACGCCCTGACCATCACGGTCATCACCTCGGTCACCAACATCGTGGTGACGATCGTGGCGATCCTCCTGGTGGACAAGGTGGGACGCCGACCCATGCTCCTGGCCGGCTCGTTGTTCATGACGATCTCCCTGGGGCTCATGGCCCTGGCCTTCTGCTTCGCCAATGTCAGCGGCGGCGAGGTCACCCTGGAGGCACCCTGGTCGCCGATCGCGCTGGTGGCTGCCAACCTGTTCGTCGTGGCCTTCGGGGCCACGTGGGGGCCGCTCGTGTGGGTGCTGCTGGGCGAGATGTTCCCCAACCGGATCCGTGCCGGGGCGCTGGCGGTCGCGGCGGCGGCCCAGTGGGTGGCGAACTTCTTCATCTCCACCACCTTCCCGACCTTCTCCAGCATCAGCCTGACCTTCGCCTACGGCTTCTACGCCGTCTTCGCACTGCTGTCGCTCCTCTTCGTCTTCTTCCGGGTGCCCGAGACCAAGGGCAAGGAGCTCGAGGAGATGGAGGAGTTGGTGGTCTGA
- a CDS encoding DUF7926 domain-containing protein, translated as MQARAANNPSIAVSGLSLVVSNANGVEEPDNTSVKVDDILKLKFAWDARNAKVKSGDSFRIQLPKQLRNRERLSEPMKVSHQGAEHTIGECAMDERTITCTFNGTLDTIVGQGFNELRGDGSALVVASQASDSANVTIDANGKQTEVPVPGGKISENVGLNYTPERLRKWAFDVTSTSKAVDWELTFGPDQVKAALEKSGGSLTVDGKTRSTVTFTDQLGPGQAYVQTKSEWKLNIGTAQGREGLYGQVTDASGTDLDTSQGDFDLDVTIQGNTATITVTGPFAPQTNYHVYYASTPTTADGVVQAGVEYTNKASVVGADMESSYSVYYSKSFTINVVMKPGFGGLDITKLLTGSETAKVPAGTTFEVGINYTLPGGADVDTYPGWKAPGTVNQARTGGDTSMTVTVGEKAVYNGTFPVGTVLALKEDTTTASTTPAGVVWGSHTFAVGDQNTNSLTVEDQKSTAVTLRNSADPAAVEEGDFTVTKALAGDGDFSKSTFEFTYTCTDGTEGSLTVTGAATSEKSKKVKAGSTCTITEDSAKATQGGYTLTAPTAQTVTIAKDQTAQVTMTNTYARDMGTFSVTKVVTGVESVDNEFAFSYTCDNNVKGMVKVKADGAAVSGPQLPVGTTCTIEEDAQSAAVKGYTLEAPASQTVTISEKNQVVATTFTNTYTAKPSPSPSASESPTPSASPTPSESATPSTSPSASESATPSASPSPSTSESASPSPSASESPTPSESPTPGDTPDPSESSTPSPSESPSPDPSDSPDPSDPATPGDPSSPSDTPPAVPSDPATPEDPSGGPLASTGVRIGLPLAVAVLAVMGGALLVSRRRA; from the coding sequence ATGCAGGCCCGAGCCGCCAACAACCCGTCGATCGCCGTCTCCGGCCTGTCACTCGTGGTCTCCAACGCCAACGGAGTCGAGGAGCCGGACAACACCTCGGTCAAGGTCGATGACATCCTCAAGCTGAAGTTCGCCTGGGATGCCCGCAATGCCAAGGTCAAGAGCGGCGACTCCTTCCGGATCCAGTTGCCCAAACAGCTCCGCAACCGCGAGCGCCTCTCCGAGCCGATGAAGGTCTCTCACCAGGGCGCGGAGCATACTATCGGTGAGTGCGCGATGGACGAGCGCACCATCACCTGCACCTTCAACGGCACTCTCGACACCATCGTTGGCCAGGGTTTTAATGAGCTGCGGGGTGACGGTTCGGCGCTGGTGGTGGCTTCTCAGGCTAGCGATTCGGCCAATGTGACCATCGATGCCAACGGCAAGCAGACCGAGGTGCCTGTGCCCGGCGGCAAAATCTCTGAGAACGTTGGCCTCAACTACACGCCGGAGAGGCTGCGCAAGTGGGCTTTCGACGTCACCAGCACCTCCAAGGCGGTGGACTGGGAGCTGACCTTTGGACCGGACCAGGTCAAGGCTGCCCTCGAGAAGAGTGGTGGCTCCCTGACGGTGGACGGCAAGACTCGCTCGACCGTCACCTTCACCGATCAGCTTGGCCCCGGACAGGCCTACGTCCAGACCAAGAGTGAGTGGAAGCTGAACATCGGTACCGCTCAGGGGAGAGAGGGCCTCTACGGCCAGGTCACCGACGCCAGCGGCACTGACCTGGACACCAGTCAGGGCGACTTCGACCTCGACGTCACCATCCAGGGCAACACCGCCACCATCACTGTGACCGGCCCCTTCGCCCCACAGACCAACTACCACGTCTACTACGCCTCGACCCCCACCACGGCCGACGGCGTCGTCCAGGCCGGCGTGGAGTACACAAACAAGGCCTCCGTGGTGGGTGCCGACATGGAGAGCTCCTACTCGGTGTACTACTCCAAGTCCTTCACCATCAACGTCGTCATGAAGCCGGGATTCGGCGGACTGGACATTACCAAGCTCCTCACCGGGTCCGAGACGGCCAAGGTGCCGGCCGGCACCACCTTCGAGGTGGGCATCAACTACACCCTGCCCGGCGGTGCCGACGTGGACACCTACCCGGGGTGGAAGGCTCCGGGGACCGTCAACCAGGCCCGCACCGGTGGCGACACCTCCATGACCGTCACCGTCGGTGAGAAGGCCGTGTACAACGGCACCTTCCCGGTCGGAACAGTCCTGGCCCTCAAGGAGGACACGACGACGGCCTCGACCACTCCCGCCGGCGTCGTCTGGGGCAGCCACACCTTCGCAGTAGGGGACCAGAACACCAACAGCCTGACCGTCGAGGACCAGAAGTCTACGGCCGTGACGCTGCGCAACTCCGCCGATCCCGCCGCTGTGGAGGAGGGTGACTTCACGGTCACCAAGGCTCTGGCCGGCGACGGCGACTTCAGCAAGTCCACCTTCGAGTTCACCTACACCTGCACTGACGGCACCGAGGGGTCGCTGACGGTGACCGGAGCTGCGACCTCGGAGAAGTCCAAGAAGGTCAAGGCCGGATCGACCTGTACCATCACCGAGGACAGCGCCAAGGCCACCCAGGGCGGCTACACCCTGACCGCCCCGACTGCGCAGACCGTGACGATCGCCAAGGACCAGACGGCCCAGGTGACGATGACCAACACGTACGCCCGTGACATGGGCACCTTCTCGGTGACCAAGGTCGTCACCGGTGTCGAGTCGGTGGACAATGAGTTCGCTTTCTCCTACACCTGCGATAACAACGTGAAGGGCATGGTGAAGGTTAAGGCCGACGGCGCTGCGGTTTCCGGCCCTCAGCTGCCCGTGGGCACCACGTGCACCATCGAGGAGGACGCACAGTCCGCCGCGGTCAAGGGGTACACCCTGGAGGCGCCCGCCTCCCAGACGGTGACCATCAGTGAGAAGAACCAGGTGGTGGCCACGACCTTCACCAACACCTACACGGCCAAGCCCTCGCCTTCTCCGTCGGCGAGCGAGTCCCCGACGCCCAGTGCCTCGCCGACCCCCAGCGAGTCGGCGACGCCGAGCACCTCGCCGTCCGCCAGCGAGTCGGCGACGCCGAGCGCCTCGCCGTCTCCGTCCACCAGTGAGTCGGCTTCGCCTTCTCCGTCGGCGAGCGAGTCCCCGACGCCCAGTGAGTCTCCGACGCCTGGTGACACTCCGGACCCGAGCGAGTCCTCGACGCCGTCGCCCAGCGAGTCGCCGTCTCCCGATCCGAGTGACTCCCCGGACCCGAGCGACCCAGCCACACCTGGCGACCCCTCCTCGCCGAGCGATACTCCGCCGGCCGTACCCAGCGATCCGGCGACGCCCGAGGATCCCTCTGGGGGTCCTCTGGCCAGTACCGGTGTCAGAATCGGTCTGCCGTTGGCGGTCGCCGTACTCGCCGTCATGGGAGGTGCCCTGCTGGTGAGCCGCCGCCGCGCCTGA
- a CDS encoding nucleoside/nucleotide kinase family protein: MSPTVRVGETATLVSSLVDQLSQQLTDDAAPERFVVGLVGAPGSGKSTIAADLEDQLKEAGIFAGLVAMDGFHLSDAVLDELGRHDRKGAPDTFDVEGYLATLDRVRADGAHQVLVPVYRRDLHEPVAAGGIVSGTGVVITEGNYLALETRGWGAVRERIDLLIHIDVPEEVLVVRLINRHEDFGKSALDAGHWVRTVDLPNARLIATSVHRCDEVWREPEEEPDSDDDADDELE, translated from the coding sequence ATGAGCCCTACGGTGCGGGTGGGCGAAACCGCCACCCTTGTCAGCAGCCTCGTCGACCAGCTCTCACAGCAGTTGACGGACGACGCTGCGCCCGAGCGCTTCGTCGTCGGGCTCGTCGGGGCACCCGGATCGGGGAAATCGACGATTGCTGCGGATCTGGAGGACCAGCTCAAGGAGGCCGGCATCTTCGCCGGGCTCGTCGCCATGGACGGCTTCCACCTGTCTGACGCCGTCCTCGACGAGCTGGGTCGCCATGACCGCAAGGGCGCACCGGACACCTTCGACGTCGAGGGCTACCTGGCGACTCTGGATCGGGTGCGGGCCGACGGCGCCCATCAGGTCCTCGTCCCGGTGTACCGACGCGATCTGCACGAGCCGGTGGCGGCTGGGGGCATCGTCTCCGGGACCGGCGTCGTCATCACCGAGGGGAACTACCTGGCCTTGGAGACGCGCGGCTGGGGTGCGGTGCGTGAGCGGATCGACCTGCTCATCCATATCGACGTGCCCGAGGAGGTGCTCGTGGTGCGGCTCATCAACCGGCACGAGGACTTCGGCAAGAGCGCGCTCGACGCCGGTCACTGGGTGCGCACGGTGGACCTGCCCAACGCCCGGCTCATCGCCACGAGCGTCCACCGCTGCGACGAGGTGTGGCGCGAGCCCGAGGAGGAGCCCGACTCCGACGACGACGCTGACGACGAACTCGAGTAG
- a CDS encoding bile acid:sodium symporter family protein has protein sequence MTAPTDADTAPRSEKPTAVAASGVEASADAASEKRRDRSARIAVTVFPLIMFGAFLAAFFSPSTFVPLAGYMTPLLAITMLGMGMTLSIPDFTMIARHPKPVILGVLSQYAVMPLVGWSVANLLPLSPELKVGIILIGCVPGGTTSNVVSYLAKGNTALSVSMTAFSTMLAPIITPLLTLWLAGTYMQVPAGSMALSIVQIVLLPVGAGLACNVFFHKQVARIQPAMPWVSVVAIAAVVAAVASKSQPLIATAGPLMFAAIALENATGYALGYAVARAFGVSRADRRTIGIEVGLQNAGLGSTLALQYLSAAVAAPCAVATFWHTITGSLLAMYWRLRGFPAGEDPHATVRELRRRIEESSPTEL, from the coding sequence ATGACAGCCCCTACCGACGCCGACACCGCACCGCGCTCCGAAAAGCCGACCGCAGTTGCTGCCTCCGGCGTCGAGGCATCCGCCGACGCAGCCTCCGAGAAGAGACGGGATCGCAGCGCCCGTATCGCGGTGACGGTCTTCCCGCTCATCATGTTCGGCGCCTTTCTCGCCGCCTTCTTCTCGCCCTCCACCTTCGTGCCACTGGCCGGTTACATGACGCCGTTGCTGGCCATCACGATGCTGGGGATGGGAATGACCCTATCCATCCCGGACTTCACGATGATCGCCCGTCACCCGAAGCCAGTCATTCTGGGCGTGCTCAGCCAGTATGCGGTCATGCCGCTGGTGGGTTGGAGCGTGGCGAACCTGCTGCCGCTGTCCCCCGAGCTCAAGGTGGGCATCATCCTCATCGGCTGCGTGCCCGGCGGGACGACGTCGAACGTGGTCAGCTATCTGGCCAAGGGCAACACGGCGCTATCGGTGTCGATGACCGCATTCTCCACGATGCTCGCACCCATCATCACCCCGCTGCTGACCCTGTGGCTGGCCGGAACCTACATGCAGGTACCGGCCGGGTCGATGGCGCTGTCGATCGTGCAGATCGTGTTGCTGCCGGTGGGGGCGGGCCTGGCCTGCAATGTCTTCTTCCACAAGCAGGTGGCCCGGATCCAGCCGGCGATGCCGTGGGTCTCGGTCGTGGCCATCGCTGCGGTGGTGGCAGCGGTGGCCTCCAAGAGTCAGCCACTCATAGCCACCGCCGGGCCGCTCATGTTCGCCGCGATCGCTCTGGAGAACGCGACCGGTTACGCCCTGGGCTACGCCGTGGCGCGAGCCTTCGGGGTCTCGCGGGCCGACCGGCGCACGATCGGCATCGAGGTGGGCCTGCAGAACGCGGGGCTCGGTTCGACTCTCGCCCTGCAATACCTGAGCGCAGCCGTGGCCGCCCCCTGTGCGGTGGCGACCTTCTGGCACACGATCACCGGCTCCCTGCTGGCCATGTACTGGCGCCTGCGCGGGTTCCCGGCCGGGGAGGACCCGCACGCCACCGTGCGCGAACTGCGCCGTCGCATCGAGGAGTCGTCGCCTACAGAACTTTGA